A genomic segment from Pseudomonas sp. M30-35 encodes:
- a CDS encoding aspartate-semialdehyde dehydrogenase, translating to MLPPIPHSLVPVTASQDVVKPKPLTLPVVPVAESSKESALNLDKRHPQDALAILREEQRRQQKRYAAALLAEADEESGPPETPDEDFPRQGLWVDIEV from the coding sequence GTGTTGCCACCGATCCCGCATAGCTTGGTCCCTGTCACTGCTAGTCAGGATGTGGTCAAGCCAAAACCGCTGACCTTGCCGGTCGTGCCTGTGGCCGAAAGTAGCAAGGAGAGTGCGCTCAATCTCGATAAACGCCATCCGCAAGATGCCCTGGCGATCCTGCGCGAAGAACAGCGCCGCCAACAAAAGCGTTATGCCGCCGCATTGTTGGCAGAGGCAGACGAAGAATCAGGACCCCCTGAAACTCCAGACGAGGATTTCCCGCGTCAGGGATTGTGGGTGGATATTGAAGTCTGA
- a CDS encoding MFS transporter, translating into MQPTQQAANAWRILFLLFLANMFNFFDRTIPAIIIEPLRKEWSLSDLQLGLVGTAFTIVYAIAGVPLGRMADTGARRKIMGWGLAAWSGLTAVNGLAWNFWSFLLIRMGIGIGEASYAPAANSLIGDLFPAHKRARAMGIFMLGLPIGLMLAFFTIGSMVRIFDSWRAPFFIAAVPGLLLAVMMFFIKEPQRGAAERVVVATAKVEKPLRKVLAIRTFWWLVLAGLAFNFATYACNSFMVPMLQRYFLLPLEQAAVATGVIVGLTGLVGLTLGGWIADKIHQRSETGRLLFAALSMLIATLATGYALFSGRIDIAVFVGVFSLGWLFSYNFYTCVYTAIQDVVEPRLRATAIALFFAGLYLLGGGLGPLAVGLLSDHFAQTAMLAAGASEMTEAFKAVGLHDAMYLIPVALFLTMLALIQASRCFAADAQRMQHKMSVDVPLEAGVALS; encoded by the coding sequence ATGCAACCTACTCAACAGGCGGCCAATGCATGGCGCATTTTGTTTTTGCTGTTTCTGGCCAATATGTTCAATTTTTTCGACCGAACCATTCCAGCGATCATTATCGAGCCGCTGCGTAAAGAGTGGAGCCTGAGCGATCTCCAGCTCGGCTTGGTTGGCACTGCATTCACCATTGTTTACGCGATAGCTGGTGTGCCGCTTGGACGTATGGCAGATACCGGTGCGCGGCGCAAAATCATGGGGTGGGGGCTGGCTGCGTGGAGCGGCTTAACGGCAGTCAATGGGCTGGCCTGGAATTTCTGGAGTTTCTTGCTGATTCGCATGGGCATCGGCATTGGCGAGGCGAGTTATGCACCGGCGGCGAACTCGTTGATTGGCGACTTATTTCCCGCGCACAAACGGGCCAGAGCGATGGGCATTTTCATGCTCGGTTTGCCGATTGGCTTGATGTTGGCTTTTTTCACTATCGGCAGCATGGTGCGCATATTCGACAGCTGGCGCGCGCCATTTTTTATCGCTGCGGTGCCAGGTTTGCTGTTGGCGGTGATGATGTTCTTTATCAAGGAACCGCAGCGTGGTGCAGCAGAGCGTGTTGTGGTCGCGACCGCTAAAGTTGAAAAGCCGTTGCGCAAAGTCCTGGCCATCCGCACGTTTTGGTGGCTGGTGCTAGCAGGTTTGGCGTTCAACTTTGCAACCTATGCTTGCAACTCATTTATGGTGCCGATGCTGCAGCGCTACTTTCTATTGCCATTGGAGCAAGCTGCCGTGGCGACGGGCGTGATTGTTGGCTTGACCGGTCTGGTCGGTTTGACACTAGGCGGCTGGATTGCTGACAAGATTCACCAGCGCTCAGAGACTGGACGTCTGTTATTCGCGGCGCTGAGCATGTTGATTGCAACACTGGCAACCGGTTACGCGCTGTTTTCAGGACGTATTGATATCGCGGTATTTGTCGGCGTATTCAGCCTCGGTTGGTTGTTTTCCTACAACTTCTACACCTGCGTGTACACGGCGATTCAGGACGTTGTCGAACCTCGCTTGCGAGCCACGGCAATTGCGTTGTTTTTTGCCGGCCTGTATTTGCTGGGCGGTGGTCTCGGGCCATTGGCGGTGGGCTTGTTGTCTGATCATTTTGCCCAGACTGCGATGCTTGCGGCTGGCGCCAGCGAGATGACTGAGGCGTTCAAAGCAGTTGGCCTGCATGATGCAATGTATTTGATTCCAGTCGCTTTGTTTCTGACCATGCTGGCGCTGATTCAGGCCTCGCGCTGCTTTGCTGCGGATGCTCAGCGCATGCAGCACAAAATGTCCGTCGATGTGCCGCTTGAAGCTGGCGTAGCCTTAAGCTGA
- a CDS encoding alpha-ketoglutarate-dependent dioxygenase AlkB, with translation MSLFADTSLQLPDAELDFYPQWLTAELADQWFQVLHQQTPWQQPQVKVFGRAHPVPRLLAWYGDEGIGYRYSGLYHAPLPWTPLLADIRARLSAYVGQPLNGLLLNYYRDGQDSMGWHSDDEVELGHNPIVVSLSLGGSRRFDLRRKGQQRIEHSLQLDHGSLLVMRATTQHYWQHQIAKTRKPCAPRLNLTFRYVLNGDGLGHE, from the coding sequence GTGAGCTTATTTGCCGATACCTCTTTGCAATTGCCCGATGCTGAGTTGGATTTCTATCCGCAATGGCTCACTGCGGAACTGGCCGACCAGTGGTTTCAGGTACTTCATCAGCAAACACCTTGGCAGCAACCTCAGGTAAAGGTGTTTGGCCGAGCGCACCCGGTGCCGCGCTTACTGGCCTGGTATGGCGATGAGGGGATTGGCTATCGTTATTCAGGTTTGTATCACGCACCGCTGCCATGGACGCCGCTGCTGGCGGATATCCGCGCGCGACTCAGTGCTTATGTGGGACAGCCGCTCAATGGTCTGCTGCTCAATTACTACCGTGATGGCCAGGACTCAATGGGCTGGCACAGCGATGACGAGGTCGAATTGGGGCATAATCCGATTGTGGTTTCGTTGAGTCTTGGCGGCAGTCGACGCTTTGATTTGCGCCGTAAAGGCCAGCAGCGTATTGAACATTCGTTGCAGTTGGATCATGGCTCGCTACTGGTCATGCGCGCGACAACCCAGCATTATTGGCAACACCAGATAGCCAAGACGCGTAAACCCTGCGCACCGCGGCTTAATCTGACTTTTCGTTATGTGCTGAACGGGGACGGCTTAGGTCATGAGTAA
- a CDS encoding FAD-binding protein: MTGYTYVSPAANNYPGLDRGFNQRYLLEQGLDEVNGEGVYLAKTTDDVLSALNDINNNHTPLSGEIRVISGGHCYEDFTFNRRDDASTSNKTRFVIDLSNMRGITEENVNGVDYIVVEPGASNWLIQQTLHSEYGATLPGGSCYSVCAGGHISGGGYGLLSRLHGLTVDYLAGVEMVIPDETAGFAIRAFDEADSDSLNWASRGGGAGHFGVTTKYYFRKDKVPTAPERALFVALPVPWSQFADNTDGAGEANFTTFMQAYYTAASKLAGQAFTLGKFTYMTDAADVMSIVIQVVYGEGSGHSSTLGGIDIAPITTQVGALEVIRSFSAELDQWIAEPETSQWHKQRFHLVGHPVSAQVAIDTIYDLPWIDMTQLLNGSGENQNGKYKSSYMITNFVGAEAVSIYQFLTDAQATNLAPSSADKSQTLIQIDSYGLQVNNMDVGPVGNTAIAARSSLLKTQYQTYWKTQVGTTSAQATQIEMDIVSWFNAGYNNIYSSGTAGDSAFPVWGTKYQGCYFNYPDRQLGVNDGYAPDPGETYGDFLGIYFGESVAAKLKTIKTAIDPDNVFSYSQSVLNKSS, translated from the coding sequence ATGACTGGTTACACCTATGTTTCGCCGGCAGCTAATAACTATCCAGGATTGGATCGCGGATTTAATCAGCGGTACCTGCTCGAGCAAGGTCTGGATGAAGTGAATGGCGAGGGAGTTTATTTAGCCAAGACGACAGATGATGTTTTAAGTGCTCTTAATGACATCAACAATAATCACACTCCGTTATCAGGTGAAATCAGAGTTATTTCAGGAGGGCACTGTTATGAAGATTTTACCTTCAATCGACGTGATGATGCATCGACGAGTAATAAAACTCGTTTTGTGATTGACCTGAGTAATATGCGGGGTATTACGGAGGAAAATGTTAATGGTGTGGACTATATTGTCGTTGAGCCCGGCGCATCAAACTGGTTGATTCAACAAACCTTACACTCCGAGTATGGTGCAACCCTACCGGGCGGCTCTTGCTATTCAGTCTGCGCTGGAGGCCATATATCAGGTGGTGGTTATGGACTGTTATCCCGACTGCACGGCCTGACGGTCGATTACCTTGCTGGCGTCGAAATGGTTATTCCTGACGAAACGGCAGGGTTTGCCATCAGGGCATTTGACGAGGCTGATAGCGACAGCCTGAATTGGGCAAGTCGTGGGGGCGGTGCAGGTCACTTTGGTGTTACGACCAAATATTATTTCAGAAAAGACAAGGTTCCTACTGCCCCGGAGCGGGCACTGTTCGTCGCCTTACCTGTGCCATGGAGTCAGTTTGCTGATAACACGGATGGCGCAGGAGAAGCTAATTTCACCACCTTTATGCAAGCTTACTATACGGCGGCCAGCAAGCTCGCGGGTCAGGCCTTCACGCTAGGTAAATTCACGTATATGACAGACGCGGCGGATGTGATGTCCATCGTCATCCAGGTCGTTTACGGTGAAGGGTCGGGTCATAGTTCAACGCTGGGAGGCATCGATATTGCGCCTATCACAACTCAGGTTGGCGCACTGGAAGTCATCCGCAGTTTTTCGGCTGAACTCGATCAATGGATAGCTGAACCAGAGACCTCCCAATGGCATAAGCAACGTTTCCACTTGGTCGGGCACCCCGTATCTGCGCAGGTAGCAATCGATACAATTTATGATTTACCCTGGATTGATATGACGCAGCTGCTTAATGGTTCCGGTGAAAATCAGAACGGGAAATATAAAAGCAGTTACATGATTACCAACTTCGTGGGTGCAGAGGCGGTATCCATTTATCAGTTTTTGACTGATGCTCAGGCCACTAACTTAGCCCCCTCGTCAGCAGATAAATCACAAACCCTTATTCAGATTGACAGCTACGGATTGCAAGTCAATAACATGGATGTTGGGCCTGTCGGTAACACCGCCATTGCGGCCCGAAGTTCATTACTCAAAACACAGTATCAGACCTACTGGAAAACACAGGTCGGCACGACGTCTGCACAAGCCACGCAAATTGAGATGGATATCGTGTCTTGGTTTAATGCCGGTTATAATAATATTTATTCCAGCGGCACAGCGGGTGACTCTGCCTTTCCAGTCTGGGGAACTAAGTACCAGGGCTGTTACTTTAATTACCCTGATCGACAGTTAGGTGTGAACGACGGTTATGCTCCAGATCCAGGGGAGACCTACGGTGATTTTCTGGGTATTTATTTCGGTGAATCCGTTGCGGCAAAATTAAAAACAATCAAAACGGCAATCGACCCTGATAATGTTTTCTCTTACTCTCAATCAGTATTGAACAAATCCTCCTGA
- the rapA gene encoding RNA polymerase-associated protein RapA — translation MAQQYEPGQRWISDSEAELGLGTILMQEGRMLTVLYPATGETRQYAARSAPLTRVRFSPGDEITHFEGWKLTVQEVDDIDGLLVYHGLNAQHQSVTMPETQLSNFIQFRLASDRLFAGQIDPLAWFGLRYRTLEYTSNHLQSSLWGLGGVRAQPIPHQLHIAREVADRIAPRVLLADEVGLGKTIEAGMVIHRQLLSGRANRVLILVPENLQHQWLVEMRRRFNLDVALFDAERFIESDASNPFEDCQLALVALEWLREDEKAQDALFAAGWDLLVVDEAHHLVWHPERSSPEYSLVEQLAEVIPGVLLLTATPEQLGQDSHFARLRLLDPNRFHDLEAFRAESANYRPIAEAVQELLDQGRLSPEAHKTIHDFLGAEGEGLLAAVNDGDSEASARLIRELLDRHGTGRLLFRNTRAAVQGFPERELHAYPLPSPDEYMELPLGEHPDLYPEVSYQAQAEVDDEQRWWRFDPRVEWLIDTLKMLKKFKVLVICAHAETALDLEDALRVRSGILATVFHEGMSILERDRAAAYFADEEFGAQVLICSEIGSEGRNFQFAHHLVLFDLPAHPDLLEQRIGRLDRIGQKHQIQVHVPYLENSPQERLFQWYHNALNAFLATCPTGNALQHQFGSRMLPLLESGDDNEWQALAEEAKTERVRLEGELHAGRDRLLELNSGGAGEGQTLAADIEEQDDQFALPIYMEQLFNAFGIDSEDHSENALILRPSEKMLDASFPLGDDEGVTITYDRNLALSREDMQFLTWEHPMVQGAMDLVRSGSMGNTGVALIKNKALKPGTVLLELLYVSDVVAPRALQLGRYLPPAALRCLLDANGNDLAHKVAFETLNDQLESVPRASANKFVQAQRDSLNPQIGVGEEKVMPRHLERVAEAKRRLANDMDEELARLTALQAVNPSVRDSEIETLRSQREQGLASLDKAALRLEAIRVLVAG, via the coding sequence ATGGCGCAGCAGTATGAACCGGGGCAACGCTGGATCAGTGACAGCGAAGCAGAGCTGGGGTTGGGGACCATCCTTATGCAGGAAGGCCGCATGCTCACGGTACTTTACCCGGCGACTGGCGAAACCCGTCAATATGCCGCGCGCAGTGCACCGCTTACGCGTGTGCGTTTCTCGCCTGGCGATGAGATCACCCACTTTGAAGGCTGGAAGCTGACCGTACAGGAAGTCGACGATATCGACGGTCTGCTGGTTTATCACGGTCTTAACGCGCAGCATCAAAGCGTGACCATGCCGGAAACCCAGCTCTCAAACTTCATTCAGTTCCGTTTGGCTAGCGACCGCCTGTTCGCCGGCCAGATTGATCCGCTGGCATGGTTCGGCTTGCGTTATCGCACACTTGAATACACCAGCAACCACCTGCAATCGTCGCTCTGGGGCTTGGGCGGTGTTCGCGCCCAACCTATCCCGCACCAACTACACATTGCCCGCGAAGTGGCTGACCGAATTGCACCGCGCGTGCTGTTGGCTGACGAAGTAGGCTTGGGCAAAACCATTGAAGCAGGCATGGTGATCCATCGCCAACTGCTCTCTGGCCGGGCTAATCGTGTACTGATTCTGGTACCCGAAAACCTTCAGCATCAGTGGCTAGTGGAAATGCGTCGTCGCTTTAACCTCGACGTCGCCCTGTTCGATGCTGAGCGTTTTATCGAAAGCGACGCCAGCAATCCGTTTGAAGACTGCCAGCTGGCACTGGTTGCGCTGGAATGGCTACGCGAAGATGAAAAAGCCCAAGACGCTTTGTTTGCAGCGGGCTGGGACTTGCTAGTGGTCGACGAAGCGCACCACTTGGTTTGGCACCCTGAGCGCTCCAGCCCTGAATACTCGCTGGTTGAACAGTTGGCTGAAGTGATTCCCGGTGTTCTGCTGCTGACGGCAACGCCTGAGCAACTTGGCCAAGACAGCCACTTTGCCCGCTTGCGCCTGCTCGACCCGAACCGTTTCCACGACCTCGAAGCCTTCCGCGCTGAAAGTGCCAACTATCGGCCGATTGCCGAGGCCGTTCAGGAGTTGTTGGATCAAGGTCGGTTGTCGCCAGAAGCACACAAAACCATTCATGACTTTCTCGGTGCAGAAGGCGAAGGCCTGCTGGCAGCCGTCAATGACGGCGACAGCGAAGCCTCGGCACGCCTGATCCGCGAGCTGCTCGACCGTCACGGCACTGGACGCCTGCTGTTCCGTAACACCCGCGCCGCGGTACAGGGCTTCCCTGAGCGTGAGTTGCACGCCTACCCGCTACCCAGCCCGGATGAGTACATGGAGCTGCCACTCGGCGAGCACCCAGACCTGTACCCGGAAGTCAGCTATCAAGCTCAAGCTGAAGTAGACGATGAGCAACGCTGGTGGCGCTTCGACCCACGGGTCGAGTGGTTGATTGATACCTTGAAGATGCTGAAAAAATTCAAGGTATTGGTAATCTGCGCCCATGCAGAAACGGCGCTGGATCTTGAAGATGCGCTACGTGTGCGCTCGGGTATCCTCGCAACCGTGTTTCATGAAGGCATGAGCATTCTTGAACGTGACCGCGCGGCAGCTTACTTCGCCGATGAAGAATTCGGCGCGCAGGTGTTGATCTGTTCCGAGATCGGCAGTGAAGGCCGCAACTTCCAGTTCGCCCACCACCTCGTGTTGTTCGACCTGCCAGCCCACCCGGACTTACTTGAGCAGCGTATTGGCCGTCTTGACCGTATCGGTCAAAAGCACCAAATCCAGGTGCATGTACCGTACCTTGAGAACAGCCCGCAAGAGCGGCTCTTCCAGTGGTATCACAATGCACTCAACGCATTTTTGGCCACCTGCCCGACGGGTAACGCATTGCAGCACCAGTTTGGTAGCCGCATGTTGCCGTTGCTTGAAAGCGGTGATGACAACGAATGGCAAGCACTGGCTGAAGAAGCTAAAACCGAGCGAGTGCGCCTTGAAGGCGAATTGCATGCAGGTCGCGACCGTCTGCTGGAACTCAACTCGGGTGGGGCCGGTGAAGGTCAAACCTTGGCGGCTGATATCGAAGAGCAAGATGATCAGTTCGCGTTGCCGATCTACATGGAGCAGCTGTTCAATGCCTTTGGTATTGACAGTGAAGACCACTCCGAAAACGCACTGATCCTGCGGCCAAGCGAGAAGATGCTCGACGCCAGCTTTCCACTCGGTGACGACGAAGGTGTGACCATCACCTACGACCGCAACCTGGCGCTAAGCCGCGAAGACATGCAGTTCCTGACCTGGGAACACCCAATGGTGCAAGGTGCCATGGACTTGGTGCGCTCCGGCTCAATGGGTAACACCGGCGTTGCCTTGATCAAAAACAAAGCGCTAAAACCAGGCACCGTGCTGCTTGAATTGCTCTATGTCAGCGATGTTGTCGCACCACGAGCCTTGCAACTTGGCCGTTACTTACCACCGGCGGCGCTGCGTTGCTTGCTCGACGCCAACGGTAATGACCTCGCCCACAAAGTTGCCTTCGAAACCCTCAACGACCAGTTGGAAAGCGTGCCGCGTGCAAGCGCCAACAAATTCGTTCAGGCGCAGCGTGACTCACTGAACCCGCAGATCGGTGTCGGTGAAGAGAAAGTCATGCCGCGTCACCTCGAGCGTGTAGCCGAAGCTAAACGACGCCTCGCCAACGATATGGATGAAGAGCTTGCGCGCCTCACCGCACTGCAAGCTGTAAATCCAAGCGTTCGCGACAGCGAGATTGAAACCCTGCGCAGTCAGCGCGAGCAAGGCTTGGCCTCGCTCGATAAAGCCGCGTTACGCCTCGAAGCTATCCGCGTATTGGTCGCCGGTTAA
- the ccoM gene encoding cytochrome c oxidase subunit CcoM — protein MFIDTVVIAGIGTVLLMFAFFGGVGMFIWKDSHKRK, from the coding sequence ATGTTTATCGATACTGTAGTTATTGCTGGTATTGGCACTGTACTGCTGATGTTCGCCTTCTTTGGTGGGGTCGGCATGTTTATTTGGAAGGACTCGCACAAGCGCAAGTAA